Sequence from the Streptomyces sp. NBC_00358 genome:
AGGGACGACAGTCCGGCGCCGGCAACGGTCAGGGCGCTCGTGCCGACCGGGGGCCAGGACAGCTTGAGGTCAGCGGCCTTGTCCATGACGAACACGGCCGCCGTCACGATGATCGCCAGGGCGGCCAGGCCCATCAACCCGATGAGAGCGGCCAGCCGCAGCTTCATCATCCCGCGGACGGTCTCCAGTTGCAGGGCGCTCGCGGCCCGGGCCTTCTCTATCGCGATCAGGTTCTCCGCCTGCGCGGGGTCCTGGATGGCCTGCGCCTTGAGAACCTCATCGGTCATGTCACCCGTCGGATCCGCATCGCCGGGCGTATTCGTCTGCACCCACTCCAGCAGGCGCTGCAATACCGGTCTGGAGACCACGCTTTGGCCCTCCCCTTGCCCCTCGCCACCGCTGACGGGGCCCGGCTGTCAACGGACGCCGAGGTCCTGCTGGACACGGCTGATCAGGTCGGCCGACTCCGACTCACCGAGCGCCATGTCCGTGATCGCCCGGAAGCACTCCTGGTAACGGGCCAGCAGGCGTAGGTCCTCACCACCGGTCATGCTGCCCGCGGCATGCTCCAGATAGAGAAGATCGTCGTCATCGGGGAAGCCCAGCAGGACGAAGCTGCCCAGCGTGCTGTAGTGCGCCCCGGCCGCGAACGGCAGCACCCTGACGGAGACCTCGGGGCGGCCTCCGAAATCGAGCAGGCGGTCCAGTTGTTCGTCGAGTACCTCCTTGCCTCCGACTTCGCGTCGTACGGCCGCCTCGTCCAGTACGAACACGCAGGCAGGCCTGCCCGAGCCGTCGAACATCCGCTGCTGCCGCTCCATACGCAGGTCCACGATCCTCTGGAACATCTCCGCTTCCAGATCGCGGGGAGCGAGAAGGGCTTCGGCGTAGCCGCGGGTCTGCAAGTGCCCCGGCACCACGATGGGGTGATAGTTGTGCAGGGAATCCGCCGCACCCTCGTACCCCAGGTACTGGGCGAACTGCGGGGTGATGACCTCGTGGTACCCGGACCACCAGCTCTGCCCCTTGCTGCCCCGCGCCGCCTGCTCCAGCCCCTCCACCTGTACGGGATCGGTGACCCCGTACAGGGCCAGCAGGGCCCGGAGATCACTGACCGACACGCCGACCGTGCCGGTTTCGACCCGGATCAGCTTCGACTGGGACCACTCGACCCGCTCGGCCGCCTCCCGTTGACTCAGATCCGCACTCTCACGCGCCCGACGCAGCGCAAGGCGTAGCTTGCGCCGGTTCAGGCTGGGGTCAATCTGGTGTGTCATCGCCGCTCCTTCTCCGCGCACGTACCCGGTTCCTCATCGGCCATGCACGGAAAGTTCCTAGCTCTTTGCCTAGCTCATTATGCTCCGAGCTTTCTGCATAGAGCCAAATGGCGAGAAGCGGAGCGTCACGCTGTGAGAAGGGGTCTGTGGCAACGCGCGCCGCAGGACCGCCTGCCTCACCTAACGTCACATCCTGTCCGTGAGCTCCCGAACAGCCCGTCTTTTTCGTACCGTTGGCGTGCACGGGAGCACGATGGGGCGCACGACAGAACGGCATGCACCTCGCCGCACTCCGGAGTGCGCCCAAGTGGCCGGGCCCGGCCGCCGAAGGTGCGGGGCGTGGCAGAATGACGGCATGTTCCTGATCCGAAAGGGCGATGCCGCGTAGGCGTCCGAAGGCCGTCCGCGCCGAGCGGTGGCGGCCGAGCAGGCATCTGCCGGTCCGTCGGATTCCCGGCGTCACGGCTCGAACTCGGGCAGCGGTACGACGTGTTGAGGCCGAACACCTCTGGCCGGACGCGGTCGCCCATGCTCTCAGCCGTTTCGAGTGGGCCCTCAGGCAGCCCGGGCGGTATCTGACCGGCCCCGGCGAGAGTCCCGGCATCGAGATCGAGGACGGCCGGGACGACCTGGAAGTCGCTCTGCGGCACCTGCCCGGAGGAGCCCGGGCGGATCTGGGCCGCTTGGTGGAGCGGATCGACGTGGAGTTCGAACGTCGTACTCTTCCGAACCCGGGCTGGGTGAGCGGGTGGACGGCGGGGCGCTGGTGGTGGTGGCGTATTCGGGAACGGTGACGCCGTGGACCGGCCCGGGACGGCCTGTCCGGGGACGGGCCCGGAACTCACGGGTGCCCGCGGTCTGGATGATCCGCCGCCCCGCCCCGCCCCGCCCCGCCCCGCCCCGCCCCGCCCCGCCCCGACCCGGCCCTGGCGGCGGGGGCGGCTCGGCAACTCCTGCGCGAGCAAGGACCGGAGAGCGGGGGACCGACTGCCGGTCCGCTCGCCAGGAACCACTTCGATCGTGAACAGGCCGTCGACCGAGCCGAGTTCGTGGACGACGCAGGATCTCCCCCATGGGTGATTCGTCGAAGTGGCCCTGGTTTCAGGTGGTCCTCCCTAGCATGGGATGCCCGGTGGGAGCCTGGGCGGGGGAGGGGCGTATGGGGGCTGGGGAGCGCCGCTGTCACGGGGCTGTCGTGTCTGCAGCGGGCGAGGGCGAGGGCGGGGGCGCGGACGGGGGAGTCGGGAGCGGGAGCGGGGGCGTTGCCGCAGGGCGCGTGGACAGCTCCGCCGCGTGCGTCGCCCGCGTCAGTTCGACCAGCTGCCGCGCGGTCAACCGTCCTTCGACGTGGCCGTGTTTGAGCAGCCAGCGCTGCTGGCGCTGGGCGGGTGCGAGCAGCCAGTGGGAGACGGCCGCCACGACCTCCCGGGCGAGGCCCGCCACCACCGTGAACAGGGCGGCGATCGCGAGCCCGCGCCAGCCGTGCCAGGCGCTCAGCAGCGCGAGCGGCGCCCCTGTGGACACCGCCAGCGCACGGGAAGCAGCACTCATCGGGACCACCCGCCGGCGACGACGGGACGATGGGGCGTGGAACGCCCTCCTGTACGGAACATGGGTGCCTCCTCGGGCTCGGGGCCGTACGGAGGGTCAGGCCGGGTCCGGCGGATTTTTCCCGCGTTCCGGGCAAGATTCTTTCAACAGGCTTTCTCCGACTGCCGTTTCCGCAGTTCACGGAGGCGTGGGATGAACGAGAGGGCTTCGTATCACGCGCTGGCCGACGAGCCGGACGAGGAACTGCTGCTGCTTCTGGCGCGGTATCCGGACCCTGCCGCCCGGGCCGACGTCTATACGGTGATCGCGGAGCGCCACGGCCCCGTCGTCCTGCGATTCGTCGCCGGGCGGGTGGACGCCGACGACGCGCCGGACATCGTGCAGGACACGTTCGTCGACGCCTTCCGCTACTTCGACCAGTACACGACGCTCGGACCGCCGTACCGACTTGAGGCCTGGCTGGTCGAGGTGGCCCGGCGCCGGGTGCTGAAGTACTGGTCGCGCGGCCGCAAGGAGCGCCCGGGGACGGCCGACGGGGCGGTCGAAGAGCTGAAGGAACGCGAACGTGTCGTCGAGGCGGGCCACGACCTCATCCGGCTCGAAGAGGTCCATCGGCTTCTGGGAACGGTGTTCGAGAGTCTCGACGACGAGCAGCGGGACCTCTATCGACTGCGGAACCTCGGAGGACTGACAGGCCGGGAGATCGCGGTCCGCAGGGGTGAGGACCCCAACGCCGTCAGCAAGACGTGCACCCGGCTCGACAAGCTGGTGGCCAAGCGGTTCCATGTCCTGCTGCTCGTCCGGGACGGAGGGTCCCGCTGCGCCGCGCTCGGTGAGCTGCTGGCGGAGCACGAGCGGCAGAACGGGCCCGGCTATACCGCGGCCCTGGCCGAGCGCGTGGTCGAGCACTACAGCACCTGCCGGACCTGCGGCAACTGTTCTGTCTGCCGCACCACGCAGCAGCGCCTCATCTGGCAGGCCGCCCCGGTCGCCATTCCGGTCGTCCTGGCCGCCGCGTTCCGTGAGCGCGTCGAGCTGGCCGTCCAGGAGGTCTCCAACTCCGGCGGCATACCCACCCATTCCCCTCTGCCACCGCCACCGTCCCCGCCGCCGGGGACTCAGGGCGGCGGGCCGCCGGGCAAGGGCAGGACGGCCCGGCGGCGGGCCGTCCGGACCGGAGCGGCCGTCGCCGTGACGACCGTCCTCGCCCTGCTCGCCGTCCGCGCGCTGAACGCGGGCGCGGCTCCGAAGACCTCCCCGGACCGGCGGGCCGCCGCGGCAGCCGCTGTCACCTCCGCGATGCTCAAGCAGCGGCTGGTCGCCTTCGGCATCAACGCCAGGCCCCCGGGCGATCCGAACTTCTTCGTCGGACAGGGCCGGCTGGACATGAGCCGAAAGCCGGTCAGAGCCGCGACACATGTGCTGTACGACTACGGTGAGGGCCACACCTGGACTCCGCCGGACATCGTGCTGGCCGGCGGGAGCGCGTACGTCACCCCGGACAACACACCGGTCACCAAGGGCGCGGGAGCCTACGGGACCACCAAAGTCGTCCCCGTCACCGGCACGGTGACCGACCTCTCCGTCCGCAACGCCCTGGAAGCGAACTGGCTCGCGCAACCCGCGGACCTGTCGGCGCTCGTCCTGAAGGCGTCGAAGTTCACGCAGAAGAAGACCAAGAACGGTGGATCAACTCTCAGCGGTACCGCCGCGTTGAGTGATCTGGCCGCCGACCCGACGGTGGGCGCCTTCTATCGTCCATACGTCAAGACCTCCACGTCCGGAACGGCGACCTTCACCCTGACCACCAACTCCCGCCACCTGCCGACGTCGTTGACGCTCAACATCCCCGTCACACGTACGGACGGCTACGCGAGTGAGAAGCCCGTCGACACCTTCGCCATCACCTACAGCGACTGGGCCGCCGGCAAACCCATCGCCGCCACCGACCCGAAGAAGCCCACCCCGCAATGGGGCGGTACGGCGTGACCTCGGCGACGGCCAGTCGACGTTGACGCCGTGGGCGCGGGCGAGGCCGTCGAGGCCGTCCGCCCAGCCCTGGCCGAGGGCGCGGAGCCTCCAGACGGGGCCGCCGTCGACGTTGTGCCGGTACAGCTCGGCGATGACCATGGCACGGATGGCCGGGTCCCCGGCCCGATCGAGGTCCGCACCCCGCGCGTCGAGACACGCGCGCTCAGCCCCGGAACACCGACACGGAACCCGAATCCACGGCCCACCCCTCGCACTCGGGGACACGGTGCGACACCGCCCTCCGGCAACGCGACCGGCCACCCACCTGCTCGGAGTCTGCGGGTTCGAGGCACGCGGCCGGGCCGCGCTCCTGGGCCGTCGGCCACCCCGGCGGTCCTGGCCGCTGTCGGCGTGGCAGAGTATGTGTGTGCCGACCACTGATTCCGCCCGTGCCGCCGACCTCGGCGATGTCTCCCGCGCCGTGAGCGCGACCGATGCCGCCCGCGAGGAGCCCGGACACCTCATCGATCTGCGGAGCGACACCGTCACCCGGCCCGGCGAGGCCATGCGCCGGGCGATGGCCGAGGCCGAGGTGGGTGACGACGTCTTCGGTGACGATCCCACGGTCAACGCGCTGCAGGAGCGGATCGCCGGGCTGCTCGGCTTCGAGTCGGCACTGTTCGTCTCCTCGGGGACGCAGAGCAATCTGTGCTCTCTGCTGACCCACTGCGGCCGCGGGGACGAGTACATCGCCGGCCAGATGGCCCACATGTACCGGTGGGAGGGCGGCGGCGCCGCCGTACTCGGCGGCATTCAGCCCCAGCCGCTGCCGCACCGGGCGGACGGGACGCTGGACCCGCAGGACATCGCGGCCGCCGTGAAACCGGACGACCCGCACTTCGCGCGCACGCGGTTGCTCTGCCTGGAGAACACCATCGGTGGCCGGGCCGTGCCGATGGAGTACCTGAAGACCGCCACCGAGCTCGCCCGCGACCACGGGCTCGCCACGCACCTCGACGGGGCGCGGCTGTTCAACGCGGCCGTGGCCGGTGGGGGCGACCCGTACGAGCAGGCCCGGCTGATCGCCGGCCACTTCGACAGTGTCTCCGTCTGTTTCAGCAAGGGTCTGGGCGCGCCCGTCGGGTCTGCGCTCGTGGGATCACGTGAGTTCGTGGCCGGCGCGCGGCGCTGGCGCAAGGTCCTGGGCGGCGGGATGCGGCAGGCCGGCGTGCTCGCGGCCGCGGCACTCCACGCGCTCGACCACCAGGTGACGCGGCTCGCGGACGACCATGCGCACGCCGCTCTGTTCGCCGAGGGCCTGAAGGACGTGGAAGGCCTGACCATGGAGCCCAGCGGGACCAACATGGTCTTCGCGCGGTCCGCTCCCGGTGTCGAGGCCGACGAGGTGCGCGACCGGCTGGCGCGTCGTGGCCTGCTGTGCGCGGGATACCCGGGCCAACTGCGCTTCGTGTTCCACCTGGACGTGACACGCGCGGACGCGGAACGAGCGGTACGGATCGTGCGCGAGACCATGGCCGAATCAGCAACACGCTGATCCTGTACGGCCGTTGGCCCGCGTACGCACGTATCTCCCGGTGCCCGGCACTCAGACCCCAACGGGAGAACGCACTCGGAGCCCGAATACGCCCGGCCGTTGAGCGGGTGCACGCGGCCGCAGAGGTACAGGCCCTCGAACTGGGGGCGCGGGCCGGGCCGAACGGCGTACGGCGGGCCTCCGTCAGTCCACCGGCCACGTGTGGACCGGCGCGTTGAGGTGCATGTAGTCGATGTACTGCCGAGTCATGCGCCGCAGGGCCTCGTGACGGCCGCAACGGTCCGACGCCTCGAAGCGGTGCAGCATCTCCTTCTGCCAGACCGCGCCGTTGCGGGCGGTGACGCATCGCTGCTCGATGATGCCGAGGAGCGGTTCCCGCCAGGCCGCGTCCATGCCCGAGCGCTCCAGGCCCTGGTGAGCGAGCGGCAGCAGCCGCCGCAGCACGAGTTCGGGCACCGGCACCTCGCCCGTTCCGGGCCAGTACAGGCGGGCGTCGATGCCGTGCCGGGCCGCGGCGTGCAGGTTGTCCTCGGCGGCCGAGAAGGACATCCGTGACCACACGGGCCGGTCCTCGTCCACCAGGGCGCGGGTGAGACCGTAGTAGAAGGCACCGTTGGCGAGGGTGTCGGCGACCGTCGGGCCCGCGGGCAGCACGCGGTTCTCCACTCTCAGGTGCGGCATGCCCTGGGCGACGGCGTAGACGGGGCGGTTCCACCGGTAGATGGTGCCGTTGTGCAGGGTGAGTTCGGACAGTTCCGGTGTGTCGCCGCGCTCCAGTGTCTGCGTGGGGTCCTGGTCCTCGCACAGGGGCAGCAGCGCCGGGAAGTAACGCAGGTTCTCCTCGAAGAGATCGAAGACGCTCGTGATCCACCGCTCCCCGAACCACACCCGGGGCCGTACTCCCTGCGCCTTGATCTCCTGCGGGCGGGTGTCCGTGGCCTGCTCGAAGAGCGGGATGCGGGTCTCGTGCGCCAGCTCCTTGCCGAACAGGAAGGGCGAGTTGGCCGCCAGCGCGACCTGGACCCCCGCGATCGCCTGCGCCGCGTTCCAGTAGTCGGCGAACTCCTCCGGTGACACCTGGAGATGGAACTGCGTGCTCGTGCACGCGGCCTCCGGCGTGATGGTGTCCGCGTAGGTCCGCAGTCTGTCGACACCG
This genomic interval carries:
- a CDS encoding helix-turn-helix domain-containing protein, encoding MTHQIDPSLNRRKLRLALRRARESADLSQREAAERVEWSQSKLIRVETGTVGVSVSDLRALLALYGVTDPVQVEGLEQAARGSKGQSWWSGYHEVITPQFAQYLGYEGAADSLHNYHPIVVPGHLQTRGYAEALLAPRDLEAEMFQRIVDLRMERQQRMFDGSGRPACVFVLDEAAVRREVGGKEVLDEQLDRLLDFGGRPEVSVRVLPFAAGAHYSTLGSFVLLGFPDDDDLLYLEHAAGSMTGGEDLRLLARYQECFRAITDMALGESESADLISRVQQDLGVR
- a CDS encoding RNA polymerase sigma factor, giving the protein MNERASYHALADEPDEELLLLLARYPDPAARADVYTVIAERHGPVVLRFVAGRVDADDAPDIVQDTFVDAFRYFDQYTTLGPPYRLEAWLVEVARRRVLKYWSRGRKERPGTADGAVEELKERERVVEAGHDLIRLEEVHRLLGTVFESLDDEQRDLYRLRNLGGLTGREIAVRRGEDPNAVSKTCTRLDKLVAKRFHVLLLVRDGGSRCAALGELLAEHERQNGPGYTAALAERVVEHYSTCRTCGNCSVCRTTQQRLIWQAAPVAIPVVLAAAFRERVELAVQEVSNSGGIPTHSPLPPPPSPPPGTQGGGPPGKGRTARRRAVRTGAAVAVTTVLALLAVRALNAGAAPKTSPDRRAAAAAAVTSAMLKQRLVAFGINARPPGDPNFFVGQGRLDMSRKPVRAATHVLYDYGEGHTWTPPDIVLAGGSAYVTPDNTPVTKGAGAYGTTKVVPVTGTVTDLSVRNALEANWLAQPADLSALVLKASKFTQKKTKNGGSTLSGTAALSDLAADPTVGAFYRPYVKTSTSGTATFTLTTNSRHLPTSLTLNIPVTRTDGYASEKPVDTFAITYSDWAAGKPIAATDPKKPTPQWGGTA
- the ltaE gene encoding low-specificity L-threonine aldolase yields the protein MPTTDSARAADLGDVSRAVSATDAAREEPGHLIDLRSDTVTRPGEAMRRAMAEAEVGDDVFGDDPTVNALQERIAGLLGFESALFVSSGTQSNLCSLLTHCGRGDEYIAGQMAHMYRWEGGGAAVLGGIQPQPLPHRADGTLDPQDIAAAVKPDDPHFARTRLLCLENTIGGRAVPMEYLKTATELARDHGLATHLDGARLFNAAVAGGGDPYEQARLIAGHFDSVSVCFSKGLGAPVGSALVGSREFVAGARRWRKVLGGGMRQAGVLAAAALHALDHQVTRLADDHAHAALFAEGLKDVEGLTMEPSGTNMVFARSAPGVEADEVRDRLARRGLLCAGYPGQLRFVFHLDVTRADAERAVRIVRETMAESATR
- a CDS encoding glutamate--cysteine ligase, translating into MGRDVPALVFTREDRRRYRIKMQECLDAFAQMLRDSRFDADRPQVGLEIELNLTDTEAEPTMRSGEVLDAIADPAWDTELGRFNLEINIPPRRLIAGGPDAWEEEIRAALNHADERARTIGVHLIMIGILPTLRESDVGPKALSENARYQLINEQVFAARGEDLLIEVDGVDRLRTYADTITPEAACTSTQFHLQVSPEEFADYWNAAQAIAGVQVALAANSPFLFGKELAHETRIPLFEQATDTRPQEIKAQGVRPRVWFGERWITSVFDLFEENLRYFPALLPLCEDQDPTQTLERGDTPELSELTLHNGTIYRWNRPVYAVAQGMPHLRVENRVLPAGPTVADTLANGAFYYGLTRALVDEDRPVWSRMSFSAAEDNLHAAARHGIDARLYWPGTGEVPVPELVLRRLLPLAHQGLERSGMDAAWREPLLGIIEQRCVTARNGAVWQKEMLHRFEASDRCGRHEALRRMTRQYIDYMHLNAPVHTWPVD